In Brassica napus cultivar Da-Ae chromosome C2, Da-Ae, whole genome shotgun sequence, the sequence GCTGCTTATCAGCCAATCTTACCCTTTGAGGTAATGCTACTTGCAACTTCTCAGATGATTTGATTGGATAGGATTCATGCAATGTGTGTTTGCAATTAGGTCCTGTCTGCTCAATTAGGAAGAAAGCCTGAGGATATCGTCAAGCTAGATGCTAACGAGAACCCTTATGGTCCTCCTCCTGAGGCAAGTCCTATCTTATCCCTCCTTCACTCACATACTAAAGTATGATCCTTTAATGTTTTTTCATGATGCTCTCTTTAGGTTTTTGAAGCATTAGGTAATATGAAGTTCCCTTACGTCTATCCCGATCCTCAAAGTCGTAGACTTCGTGATGCACTTGCTCAAGACTCTGGTCTTGAGCCTGAGTACATCCTTGTTGGTTGTGGCGCTGATGAGCTAATCGATTTGATCATGAGGTTTGGCCTTAAAAAGGATTTgagcttcttcttcacctaAACTTTGTTGTCCTGACTATATactatgtgtgtgtgtttgcagATGTGTGTTGGATCCTGGGGAGAAGATTGTAGACTGTCCTCCTACTTTCTCAATGTATGTGTTTGATGCTGCTGTGAACGGAGCAGGTGTCATTAAAGGTAAAAGATTCATACTTCAGTCTTTTTCATCTCTCTCTTGATGCATATGGTCTTACTCTTCTTTGTTTTTACTTTCACAGTTCCAAGGAACCCTGATTTCAGCTTGAACGTAGACCGCATTGCTGAAGTTGTTGAACTAGAGAAACCCAAATGCATCTTCCTAACTTCTCCAAACAATCCAGATGGAAGGTAAAACACCACTCTACACACCAATGTTCAAGTAATCGCTAGACGGTAATTAGGTGTTTATAGGGGATTATCAACTAGGCAGGCGCGTAGACCGATTAAAAGCCCTTCAAAACAAATCGTTTCGTTTGAGTCTCATTTGCGGTCTGGTTCTAGACATtgtctagaccgatttttagaacactacTAAACACTAAAGAAGTCATATTAGTTTCGTTAGTTTAAAGGTTTTCTTGATTGATTCgaggtattttttttgttacagtaTCATCAGTGAAAAGGATCTGTTGAAGATTCTAGACATGCCAATACTTGTTGTCCTTGATGAGGCTTACATAGAGTTCTCAGGAGTTGAATCAAGGATGCAATGGGTGAAGAAGTATGAGAACCTAATCGTTCTCCGCACATTTAGCAAACGAGCTGGTAAAACTCTATACAATCTAAACAAAACATGTAATATTATAAAGTCTTCATCTAAGAGTTTCTCATGCCTTTTTTAAGGTTTGGCCGGGCTTCGAGTTGGATATGGAGCGTTTCCACTGAGCATAATCGAGTACATGTGGAGAGCTAAGCAACCATACAACGTCTCTGTTGCAGGGGAAGTAGCAGCATTGGCTGCACTCTCAAACGGGAAGAACTTAGAAGATGTGAGAGACGCGTTGGTACGCGAAAGAGAGAGGCTTTTTCGGCTTTTGAAAGAAGTCCCTTTCTTGAATCCTTACCCGAGCTACTCCAACTTCATTCTCTGTGAGGTTACTTCTGGAATGGATGCAAAGAAGCTGAAAGAGGATTTGGCTAAAATGGGTGTGATGGTGCGTCATTACAATAGTCAAGAGCTTAAAGGTTATGTCAGAGTTTCTGCTGGAAAGCCTGAACATACTGATGCTCTCATGGATTGTCTTAAGCAGTTTTATTGACTTCCTCATTTGTTTGGAACTCAttgaaacaaaactaaaaactattttgacttctctgtttttatttgttttcgcTTTGTTGGGTTCAATCTTTCAGACCTCAGTTAATGAGCTATTTGCAATAAGAGAAGCCTTTCTTGTGTACATATGTAATTTTATTGTTAGATAATGGGCTAGGTCCAACTGTAAACCTTGTTGATGGAGCCCACTGAAACTGAAACATACATTTAATATGTAATCTAGAGTTGGCTAATTCAAAGTGCAGCTtaagcaacaacaaaaaaatctagTCTCCTCTCCATTAAAAGAAGGTTCCACGTCTATTAAAACCTGATGCCTCAAAACATAGTTATGTCCATGGTTTGATAAAAGCCACCTACAATTTGTTTGTAATAAagaaaagtttatttaaaaggttgttatttaaaataactaagCTGTAAAGGAGCCTAAAAGAGAGttgatagaaagaaaacagggggggggggggggggggggggggggtgtgtGCGGGAGAACTAACGTTAGTTGTACTTTTTCTTACTTGGGGGGGTGGTGGGGGGCAATGGTGCGGGTTACCTTTCACTCTTTTCGTGTCTTGGATGCCGCTAACGTggctttttttcattttgttgaCCGGTCAGGTGGTTTTTGTTTTCGTCATCAGGTTCTACTTCTTGTGATCAGTTGGACGGTCTTGTTGAGTTTCCGCGGATCTGGTGCCTTACATATTCATGGTAGAACCTTTAACAAAGTGGTTGTTGTACTATTGTAGGTCTAATCTTATCGGGTTAGAGCTATGTTTCATGTGTTGTAGCGCCGGTGCATCTGTTAACTCAATTACCAACTAGACGGATTATGGTTAAGCAATTGGAAATCCTTTACCTACGTTGTGGGAACTTTATCAGAGTTGTTCATTCATGTCTAATTTTTAATCACTTAGTTCAGTGTTGTGCTGCATTTTCTAAGGCTAGTACAGTTCGGAGGGAAATGTCGATGGTATTGGTGACCTGCCGTCTTCCATACGGCTTGGTACGGGGTCGACTGAGCTGTGTGGGGGGGTACTATGCGGGGTGGTCCATCTCCTTACACTCGATGTCCGCTCAAAACTAGGTGTTATGGCTAAGAGGCTTGGTTTCGGGGTCGGAGTTGTCCCACTTTTTGGAGTACTCATGCGGACATGGTTGTCGGGCTGATTACTCAACCTATAACTTTCATTGAGCTATTGCGTAGCCTTTCTGTAATGTTATTCTGTAGATAATGGGCTTTCCAACTGTATGGGGCCCCTTCTGGTTAATATGTAATAGAGTTGGCTAATTCAAAGTGGGCTCTTAAGCCAACCAAAATTTTCTAATCTAGCGTGAAAACT encodes:
- the LOC106395488 gene encoding histidinol-phosphate aminotransferase 1, chloroplastic-like gives rise to the protein MGVLDVQGPPSSYILRKSQPLRRNITRVHCKNLTTMGDSFIRPHLRQLAAYQPILPFEVLSAQLGRKPEDIVKLDANENPYGPPPEVFEALGNMKFPYVYPDPQSRRLRDALAQDSGLEPEYILVGCGADELIDLIMRCVLDPGEKIVDCPPTFSMYVFDAAVNGAGVIKVPRNPDFSLNVDRIAEVVELEKPKCIFLTSPNNPDGSIISEKDLLKILDMPILVVLDEAYIEFSGVESRMQWVKKYENLIVLRTFSKRAGLAGLRVGYGAFPLSIIEYMWRAKQPYNVSVAGEVAALAALSNGKNLEDVRDALVRERERLFRLLKEVPFLNPYPSYSNFILCEVTSGMDAKKLKEDLAKMGVMVRHYNSQELKGYVRVSAGKPEHTDALMDCLKQFY